A region of the Megalops cyprinoides isolate fMegCyp1 chromosome 21, fMegCyp1.pri, whole genome shotgun sequence genome:
GTACTGAGGTGTCCACAGCTACCTCCACTATTCCACTACTTTTGTTAGAGACAATGACTTCTCTGCGCTGTGTCAGTGGTACATGTATTCTTTTTGTTCATCTTAGGATATGGTACAGACTAATCTCGTAATCATAGAGTGCCCTCTGATTATGATTTGGCTGATTTCTGATTTAATGTATGCAAAACAGCAATGTATGTTGTGGTCATTGATTTCCCCCACAATATAATCCATGATATACTAAATGCAAAACTTCAGTCTAGTGTTTAGACAAAATGAATTTGagatgcaaaatatttttagtgAAGGAGGTTTCCATGTACAATTAGTGGGCCAGTGCCCTCATAGGTCATGCATTGCAGATCCTAATCACATTGAGGTGATTGCAGCAACAAGACTTGAGACATTAGTAGTTGTCATTCCACAAGTCTCCAGTAGAGGACGTGCTGACGCTACTGTCTCAGCTACCAGCTGCCAGAACTGTCCTCTCACTGTAGTGCAGGCTGGTTTTAGTACGGCCAGTCAGTTAGACTGAATCACCATGATTGACGTTTGGTGGCAGGACCAGACTAGATATTGGCAATAAGAACAGAAGCAGCAATTATTTCACTATTTGTAAGAGTAAAAAACTTTAAACTTCTGATAAACTAACTATCTGGATTTCAGACATTCGCAATTTGCTGAAAAATTTTCATGTATACTTAATTCTCTTTTATACTTAATTCTCAATTTGAGCAAGTTAACATTCATGTCTGGACGGGAGTGCCGGGGCCCTGGAGAAGGACGGCCTgtacagctggagcagctccCTGACTCTCAGTGTGGACAAGTGGGCGAAGGCGGGGTCTCTGATCTGTGATGCTACTCAGAGCTCCCAGTATCTGGTCACTCCGACAGTAAGAAAAGCTGATTTTCTTATGAAAAAGAACTCAATCGTGAATTGAGAATGGTGTGAAACCACACTTTCTCACAATCCTGTAATCTTCCAATTTTATTGCAATACGCAACTGTGTCAaattaaatgatgttaaaaaggaaatgatatTACACCAATACCATACCATAAAAAGGGGATCAAATCTGAAAGTGATTTGTGATGTATGTGTCTCCTGTGATGTTCTGCTACAGAAGTGTGTGGTTCAGCAGTGGCAGCTCTGCTGTGGGTTCTGTATATGAAGCAGAGCAGCTCTTCAGCTCAGAGAGGTTTATGCACAGGCTGCAGCTCTGggtcgccccctgcaggcctgtTGTTAGTAACAGTGTCTCAggtcagtgccccccccccccccccccccagcacctgcagtctgactgagggaggtttttgtacagggCTGTAACACTGTGTAACCCGATATAACTCTGACAGTAATAATCTCCTTCATCTTCATTCTGGACTCCAGTGATTTTCAGTGTAAACTGAGTCTCATATCCACTCCCACTGAAACGATCAGGAATCCCAGACTGGCGAGTGGTAGATCTATAAATCAGAAGTTTAGGAGCCTGaccaggtttctgcaggtaccagtTGAGGTAGTCATTAACATCCTCACTGGCTGTACAGCTGATGGAGACAGTGCCTCCCTGCTGAACAGAATGAGTTGCTGGAGACTGAGTCAGAACTACATCTGCTGCTGAtcctaaaaaacaaaacaaggaaatcGATATTAAATCCAAAGAAAtttcaccacagaaaaaaattatatttactgtatatattaaattTGTATGTGACAGTATCcaaactgaataataataacagcaaagtCGCGAATCAGATCAACTTACCTTCAGCGAAGAGTCCCATCATCACATACAATAGAAAGAATGACATCATTGTGCTGTCTGAGCCAGTGTGTCTGAAAGGGCTGAACAGACACTGATCAGCACTGGGGCTCTTAAAGTGTGtggagcagagaggcaggacaGGTATGCAAAGCCCCTTCCTCTATACAAATCctgttacacagagagaaaaagaggatcTCTGAGGCATGTACAGCATTGGCTCTATAGAGGGCTGGGGCCCTTGTGCTGTAGGGCCACTGCAATGCAGAAATGACGCCATAAAATGTTCCTGTATAAATGTGTTACCACACTGGAAACATGTTCTACTAAATTTATATTAGTTTGAATATACTTCaagcattaaaacattcataaattcatttggATATATTGATAATTTCGACATCTGAGAATATTTTCATTATCTGTCATCttattcaattaatttaattttgtaagaAACTGGTCAAAAATTATTTGCTTTACATGGATCAATAGGAAATCTGAAGTGCATCTGAGTAAGGATTTCcagttttcatttgcattggatgtttttctttttatttttaaatgggaaAAGGATTTTTCAAGTGTTTTATGTTCGTGGGTTAAATTGAAAGATTTGTGGTGTCTAGGACACCTACACTGCTATCTGCTAGTTTAACCTGAACATAgtgatgtgtgtgatttttttctgttaaagaTGTGAATAGCCACTGCAATGTGGTTGTAATTCAATAAACTCATTTTGATGCTTGAGTATTGActgaatttgaaattttttttaaaatttaaaaacatttcagatttccattttaaaattttgttgcGTCTTGCATGTGGTAGTGTTTTGTGATATATCAGTTTTATAACAAATGTCATGATTAAAGTTGATATTGGTATTTTCTTTTCGTTTATCATGGATTAAGGTGCTCTCTGGTGTTGGTGTGGCATGTGCAGGTGGTACTGGGTTCtctgatattttttctgtaatggtACTTGGTATATTATCCAGGAGTAGCATAAGGTTACTGTCTGTGGTAGAATGATTCTCTGGTAGTTTGTGGAATAAGAAAGGATTAGATTGTGAACATGAGGCTTGCAGATTCAATGGGCAGGTTGAGAATTAAGTGAAAAAATGCTCTCACCCCAACTGCAGTAGAAGTGTCCAGGTGATTGTGATAAAATTCATTGTTGCTGGGTTCTCTGACAGGTCTCAGTCATGCAGTATTAAACTGACAGGATTATAAACAATCCCAGAGCATTGAAGCATGTGTTGCCAATGCAAAGTGCCCcctctatgcaaatgctcttcctgtAACTTGGAACTTGAAGCTGAAGGGAGCTGCGTGAAAACAATGCTTTCTCCTAGCATGTCACACATCCATCTGTGCAGAAATTAGGATTTGTTCTTTGGAAATAGGTATAGTTTACTTCAGATTGACATGACAGTGGAAGTCCCCATCTGGCCAATTCATTCCTGAAATTCCATCAGCAAGTAGTCACTTTACCTGGTTGCATCACGTTGCTACAGGCCCTACCTAGCCATACAAGGTGGAAAGATATCACTGAAATGTAACCGCTAGGATACAACTGGATGTTGTTCATGCTTAGACATGTCAAGCTCACCATGGCAAACATGCCAAAGGGGGGCCAAGCAGCTGCACCATGAACAGCCATGTGCCGCTATCATTAGGGCAACCCTTCAGGTGAGGGGAAGCATTGAAGCACAGAGCAATCCATGGCCATACTGAGCATGGCAGGGGGCTACCATCTGGTTGCTCTGCACCCCCCAAGTCATGCAACCCACAGCAAAGTAGAAATGTGACCACCAGTACCATGGAGACTCATGCAAGAGGGCTGAAGTTGTAGCACATTTTATTGATCATTTATACAGATAGTTTGTGTTTCCTCAGTAGTACAgtcagcacagtcacacagaccaGACCAGCTACAGCCACCACTCCAGCCAGGACCACAACCTCTGGGGAAGCAGCTGAGGAATGAGCGAGAGATCATGTTATGTACAGGATTCAATAGCAGTCCACTCCCTAGTGGAAAAAGCTTAGCCTGTGACATGGGCAGTTCCTACAATGACACCCAGATAGTTACCTGCTGCTTCATGATCCTTGGCTTCCAGTGGTGACATCTGGAATTCAGGCTCTGCTTCTTGGGCAGACTGGACAATGATGGGGCCAAGGGTTGCATCACCTTCACCCTGCAGTGCTGGAAGGAGCAGGAACATGTCTACACAGCTTACCATGATTAGGTTATAGCGTAGCAGCTGTTAGCCAAGAGGCATAGCATACCTGCACCAGCGTCCACACTCCTCCCCTTCCTGAAGCCACAGCTTGCAtcacagcagccacacacctggTCATTCCCACCTGCAGCCATCCACCTAGCAGAGGAACAGGTTACTGCTGCCATTCTGAACTAGTGTGTACCATTTCCACCAGTGGCAAGCCTACCTGTTGgctgcagtggaaaaggagCAAGCCTTGTACTGCGAGTCAGTTGTAGCAGAAGCTGCTGTGGCTTTCAGATGGCAAATAATGTATACCTGCAGACAAGCAGCCAGGTCAGGAAGAGGGGTCAGTAAAAGCTGGCTGCATTAATTCCATTTCAATGCTGCAACATTACTGCTGCTTGTTCTACTCACTGAACTTCTGCTGTCCTGGAAGAACCTGAAGGCATCTAGCTGAATCTTCAGCTTGTCATCCTGGACCCTGGGCAGGAACTTGGAGCGGGAGTCCGTCAGCTTGGCATCCATCAGGCACCTGAAGAGCCAATACTGCAGTTCACAGCTCTTACGTAGGGCAGGGTATTCATGCGGCACAAACCACTTACCCATGGTTCTCAATGAAGGCATATCTGGGGACTGCATTCAGATCAGGGACTAGGGTGGCAACACAGCTGTCAGCAAAGACACGGAGGGGCACGTGGTTGGCCTGGACCACAGAGGCTTCGATGTTCATGGTGTCTCCCAGGAAGAACACGTTGGATGTCCTCTCAGCTTGCCAGTCATCTGCAGACAGTTGTGTTGGTCATTACAGCACCACAGTCAGTGAGGGTCATGGGCAGTCCTGCTTACCAGCCATGAGCCTCAGGGAGAAGACCAGGACATCCTCAGCAGACATGGTAGAGCGGTAAGGGATCCAGGTTGGCTGCAGGGCATTGCTGCTGACATTGTGCAGCCTGGCAAGGAAGTTGATTAGCTAAATTATTTCTATTGCAGATTCAGAGTAGAACAGAGCCATTGTTACAAAATGTGCAAGCAGTTTCTGGTTGTTGGGGCACAGGACTCCCAAGAGACATTCCCAGTGCCACCAAGGCCCATCACATCACTTTCCAGATCTGAAGTTAGCAAGCAGACAGAAACATGCAGCCCAGAGTAGAGGGTTAAATTAGCTTCATTGGAATTAGTGATGGCATGCCTGCTTTCCATCATGCAAGCATGGCAGTTGCAGTTAATGCCTGAAGTATGAATCCATTGTGTCCCTCCTGTACATTACTAGCAATTATTCTCACCTCATATAATGGCACTGGATACCAACCACAGCTTCATTAGTCCTTACAATGGGAGTATCACCCAATGCTTTGGGTTGGTAGTTGAGGTCAAAGCCATAGATGAGGGAGTCCTCAGTCATCTGTGGACAACATCCAAGTTGTTACAATGCTGTGTCTACACATGCAAGGATTACTGGAGTTGACTGCAGAATGAAAATCAGTGTACCGTCAGTGTGCTGCCACACCCCTGAAGCTCCGTCTCAAACACCACCACTGAAGCAGTGCTGTCCAGGCCAGTGGAACCACAGCCTCCCAGGGTGAGGTCAGCTGGGTCGATCAGCTGGCCAATACCAAACAGGTCCATAGCCACTCGCACCTGGACAGAGCTCTCACCACAATACACGGTTACAACATCATGTCTCAAAGCTGATGGGGCCTGCACTTCAGCCTTGGCAGGCAAGGCAACAGCTGGGGTGGGAACTGCCGGCCGAGGGGCCACGCCCGAGACGCCCGCCGGCCGAGGGGCCACGCCCGAGACCCCCGCCGGCCGCATAGCCGAATGGGGTGGCATTACATTGGCAGCTCGAGGTGGCGTAACCGCTGCGGGGTGGGTCGGCATCGTGATCAATGGGCGGGCTGGGGTTGGGGCTCCTGGGTACACCGACGCGCCAACTGCAGGCCGAGTCAGGGCTGGATTCTGCGAGTGAGCTGGAGGTGCTTGAGCTTGTGAATGCTGAAACCCTGCCAACCCCTGAGCATCACATAAACATCCAAACAAAAGGAGCCCCACAAAGCCAACAGTTGCCCCATTTAGCCCCATAATCAATTAAACTCTCctaccacaaaaacacacaataatcACACACCCCAGCAGCGCCACTTTTATACCCTCCTGAATGGAATTGATTGCGCCAGACCCCGCCCTCCACCTGATTTCTCTAATCATTCTCCAGCCCTACAGCATTAATCAAGAGTTCTGCCTCTTGTAATTCATATACATAATTAAATAGCTTGCATCTGTGAATTGAAGCACGCAGCTGGCCTTATTTTAGCGCAGGCGCTGTCCATATTAActgatattatttcatttagatAAGCAGACGTGCACCCTAACAAATACACGGGTGTATTCACATAATAGTCTTCTTTAATTTCAACAAGCACATGAGACAATAATCAACCGGCCAATAAGACCAAGAGCGTCTAAATTTATCGCAATTTAATCGCAAAGTATCCGAGAACGCATGACATTCAGTCGTAAAAAAAGCCCATTAGTATTGGAATACATATCTCATTCCCATTCCATGGCACGATACCTGTTTGAATCGCAAGTTTGGAATAAACTAATGAATtgtattcatgtgtttttgcCAGATGCGTTTGTGCAAGCATTATTAATTACAGCATAGAATACAAAGTGCAAAACTTATTATATTCTCTTTACTGTAGAAAGAGCTAGATCGTTATAAAAACAAGTCGTCTAATGCCATTAATATTAATCCGCATTTTGTTGACCTGCACAGTACGAATCAATTATTGCTCATCAGTTCATCCGggataaaacaaatgcaatccaaTTCAATTAACAAAAACACCGGTTCTGTACACACTCTTAAAACGCATGTGTTAGAAACCAGTGATGATTGATTTCTAACACATTAATGCAATGATGATTTCACCaaatattgtgttaaatttCAGCAATTATCTGGGTGGAAAATTACACAGACGTTCTACACAacattgtgtaaataaattGGCCAATCAAATCACCAGATCAGCCacagcccctccctcacctcagTTTGACATGACTTCTCCCcgaaaacaaatgattttaaaatatttgtgcGAAATAAATATTCGTAAAAACCCAGTATTTGTGCTTTGCTGAATACCGTATTCGGATTCGGCTCCACCCCTGAACTGTACCATCcagtacacctgtgtggaagctTCTGCGTTCGTTATCTTTCTCCACTCGTTTATTCGGGGttctcctttaatttgtcacccgtctGTATATATCTATGCCTATGTctttacattacaaaacataattataatCATATTTCTGTAACATCAGTCTGAAAAAGTTTTTTAGGGTTTTTACTGATCTATCACCAATGCCCACACTACTGGCCTGTTGGTACTGAGGCCTCCACTACTTTACTCCACTGACGCGTTTGAACTTGTAAGGACAGAGGGGCAGGAGATGCAGGATGTCCCTAATATTACTGTCAGTACAAGTACAGTGTAATTCTTGCTCACGAAAGTAACttccctgtgctgtttcagtgatgtGGGTCACCCCAGTCCTCTTCATCCAACGAATGTccaagtatgtatgtgtggaaaGGGACCTCCCATAATGCTGTCATCCTTGTGTTGTGATGTCAGTTcgtcatttgttgtttttgtgaatttgaGGATATAACTGTGAATACATACATCTGCCAATCAGAAAGTGCCCTGTGATTTTGACTGTGCTCATTTCAAGTTTGTTGTGTTCAATAGTAGCCTATTTGTGATGTGGTCAATGATGTTGTCCAGTATGGTATTTGCTGTGTATTAATCTAGTGTTGTAGACAAAGTAAATGTGAGATTTCACAGAGATTTTCCTGCAGTGCATGAGTTGCTCATAAACACTCTGACTTGACATCCTTCGGTCATACACTGCCCATCTTCATAGCAGTGAGGAGATCCCAGAAATCAGAGCGCACATAAAACGCGGAAAAATATCGGAATTCAAAGAATGTCCAGTAGGCGGCGGGCTGCAGCTACCGTCGCTGCTGATTGTCAGAGCTCTACTGTCGGTTTAGTGCGGCAGGTTTTTGTGCGACCAGTTAATCAGTTTGAATCAC
Encoded here:
- the LOC118796596 gene encoding zona pellucida sperm-binding protein 3-like; the protein is MDLFGIGQLIDPADLTLGGCGSTGLDSTASVVVFETELQGCGSTLTMTEDSLIYGFDLNYQPKALGDTPIVRTNEAVVGIQCHYMRLHNVSSNALQPTWIPYRSTMSAEDVLVFSLRLMADDWQAERTSNVFFLGDTMNIEASVVQANHVPLRVFADSCVATLVPDLNAVPRYAFIENHGCLMDAKLTDSRSKFLPRVQDDKLKIQLDAFRFFQDSRSSVYIICHLKATAASATTDSQYKACSFSTAANRWMAAGGNDQVCGCCDASCGFRKGRSVDAALQGEGDATLGPIIVQSAQEAEPEFQMSPLEAKDHEAAAASPEVVVLAGVVAVAGLVCVTVLTVLLRKHKLSV